The stretch of DNA GTGTTTTTATTGCACCACCCGTATAATGGTTCGTTGGCCCATTTCGTAGAGTCGTTCTTATAGTTTTCCGGGCTGGAATATTCGCTTTTTACGGGCTTTTCTTCTGTGAGCAGCATCCTTAAATGTTCCCTGAAATATGGCGCCGGTCCTTCATTATGATCCTCCCGGGTATAATCAACCTCCAGAGGGAGTGAACTTAAGGAATCGTAATTTGAATGGGTGATGTAGTTGTATTTATCCATCTGACTCAGTACGACGTTTCTTCTCTCAACCGACTGCCGGGGGTTGCGTACCGCATTGAATTTTGTAGGAGCCTTGAGCATACCTACAAGTGTAGCTGCTTCCTCGAGTTTCAATGAGTCGGGAGGGGTATTGAAATAAGTCCTGGATGCCGATTTGATGCCGTAAATCATTCCCCCGAACGGTACTGTATTGAGATACATTACCAAAATTTCCTTTTTGGTATAGTTTCTTTCCAGTTTTGCAGCAGTGATCCATTCTTTAAATTTTGCCAGTACCAGATTGGTGGTATAGGCGATTCGTGAACCATAAACGGTTGTATCTCTCGGGAAAAGGTTTTTTGCAAGCTGCTGGGTAATGGTGCTGCCTCCTCCTGAGTCTTCTCCAAGTATAAGGGTTTTAAAAAACACTCGGGCCAGCCCCCTGGCATCGATCCCGGAATGCTCGTAGAAACGTATATCTTCTGTGGCAATTAAAGCATTAACGATTTCTGAAGAAATTTCTTTAAAATCCACGTAGGAGCGGTCTTGAAAGTAGTATCTTCCCAACTGCTCCCCGTCTTCCGCATAAACAACTGAAGCGAGATTATTCTGAGGATTTTCAAGCTGTTCGAAACTTGGAATGGGTCCAAACACCTCCTGAGAAATAAGCAATAATATAACGAATAATGTAACAAAAGGTAGAGCAAATAAGGTCCAGAATAATCTTATGTAGAATTTTTTGTCAAAATTGATTTTGAATTTCATGATATTAATAATAATAATTTGCAAAATTTGACATTAGATTTTTAAAAGTTTTAATTTTGCTTTTTAATTTGTTTCACAAACCGCGTAATATCTATGGAAGATAACTTAGTTATCGTTGAGTCGCCGGCAAAGGCCAAAACTATAAAAAAATTTCTGGGAAAAAACTATCTTGTTAAATCCAGTTATGGTCATATCAGAGATCTTGAAAAAAAGAACTATGGTATTGATATAAGTAACGAGTATCAACCGCGATATGTTATACCTGAGAATAAAAAAGAGGTGGTTGAGGAATTGAAGGAATTGGCAAAAAAGGCCAAAATGGTTTGGTTAGCTACTGATGAGGACCGTGAAGGGGAAGCCATAGCCTGGCATCTTTATAAGGTGCTTGAATTAACACCTGAAAAGACCAGGCGGATTGTTTTTCATGAGATCACTCAGGAAGCCATCCAGGAGGCCATCAACAATCCCCGTTCCATTGACATGAATCTGGTAAAGGCGCAACAAGCCCGCCGGGTTTTGGACCGTCTGGTAGGGTTTGAGCTTTCACCGGTGTTATGGAAAAAGATAAAACCATCCCTGTCTGCCGGGCGTGTACAATCTGCCGCACTTCGGCTGATTGTGGAGCGGGAACGGGAGATCATGAATTTTAAGCCCACTTCTTCTTTTAAGTTAACTGCCGACTTTTCCGACGGTAAAAATGAATTCAAGGCCGATTTGTCACAGAAGCCGGATGATAAAAAAGAAGCCGTTAAGGTGTTGGAGCATGCCAAAAGTGCGGAATATCATGTAGCAGAAGTGCAGAAAAAACCCACTAAGAGAAATCCTGCTCCGCCTTTTACTACATCTACATTACAGCAGGAAGCAAGCAGAAAATTAGGGTTTTCTGTGGCCCGAACAATGAGTCTCGCACAAAGGCTGTATGAAGCTGGTAAGATTACCTATATGCGTACGGATTCGGTAAATCTCTCCAATACTGCAATCGGGGCTGCTAAGAATATCATCCAGGAAAAATTTGGCGAAAAATATTTGAAAACAAGACAATATCAAACCAAATCAAAAGGTGCACAGGAGGCCCACGAAGCCATTCGTCCTACTTATATGAATAGTATGGAAGTTTCAGGCTCTGAGGCCGAGAAAAAACTGTATAATCTGATATGGAAACGTACCCTAGCTTCACAGATGAGCAGTGCGGATTTTGAGAAAACCACTATTAAGATTGATATTTCCAATGATCCCCACCAGTTTGTCGCTACCGGAGAAGTGATGAAATTTGATGGTTTTCTGAAGGTTTATATGGAATCCACCGATGACGAAAAAGAAGAAGAGAGCAAAAGTTTGCTGCCTGAAGTGAAAAAGGGACAAAAACTGGATTGTCATGGAATTAAGGCTATCGAGCGTTTTACCCATCATCCGCCCCGTTATACGGAAGCCAGCCTTGTGAAAAAGCTTGAGGAACTGGGAATCGGACGACCTTCTACATATGCTCCCATTATTTCTACAGTTCAGGAGAGGGGTTATGTTGTTAAAGAAGACCGGTTTGGTACTCCCAGGAATTACCGGGAGATTATACTGGATAAGGGTACCATCAGGGAAGAAACAAAGACAGAGATGGCCGGTGCGGAAAAAAAGAAGCTGTTTCCCAATGACATCGGTATGCTGGTGAACGATTTTCTGAAAGAACATTTTACAGAGGTAGTCAATTACAATTTTACCGCCAATGTAGAAGAGGAGTTTGACCAGATAGCCGAAGGATTTCTGAAATGGTCGGAAATGATCGATAAGTTTTATCACCCTTTTCATAAAAAGGTGGAGGAAACGCTTGAAAAATCGGGAAGAAATACGGGAGAGAGAATTTTAGGGACCGATCCGAAGACGGGTCGTCAGGTTTCCGTAAAAATCGGGCCTTACGGTCCGATGGTACAGCTCGGCACCCGTGATGAAGAGGAAAAGCCAAAATTTGCCAGCTTACAGAAAGGTCAGCACATTGAAACCATTACCCTGGAAGAGGCTTTGAAATTGTTCGATCTGCCCCGAAAGCTGGGGACCTATGAAGGGAAAGAAGTGCTTGTTTCAACCGGACGCTTTGGTCCATACTTAAAGCACGATTCCAAAAACGTTTCGCTCAAACGGGAGGACGATCCGTTTAAAATCGATCTGGACAGGGCGATTCAACTGATCGAAGAAAAGAGGGAAAGGGACAGGAAGAAAACCATCAAAACGTTTAGCGAAGACAAATATTTGGTTATTCTGAGAGGCAGGTTCGGTCCGTATATCAGCTACAAAGACGGCAATTATCCCATACCCAAAAAGAAAGAGGCGGATAAGCTTACTGTTGATGAATGCTATGAATTGATCAATAGCAAAAAGGAGCGGGATAAAGAAAAAAAATCTTCCGGTAAGAAGACTTCCGGTAGCAACACTTCGAAAAGTAAAGGTTCAAAGAAACAAACCACAAAAAAACAATCCACAGGTACCGGAAGCACCAAAAAGGTGAATGAGCAGAAAAAGGGTTCCCAAAGCACAAAAAAGAAAAAAGGCAAACAAAGTACCCGTACTCAAAAAACGAAGAAGAACTCGGGTAATAAAGGTTCCAAATCAACATAAATTACTTTAATGACTCTGACCGATTATCTTGAACCTTTAAGCAACGATATGATTTCCCGGCCTGAGGGAGAGTTGGGGCAGCAAGTGGTGGTCAACCGCGGGAACCTTACCCCCGACTTACTGAATCAAGGAGATATTGTGCTTGTTGGCATCCCTTATCATATGAATGGAGAGTTGGAGTATACGGGTTCTGCCGATCTGGTAAGAAAGGAATTGTATTTATTGGCCGGCCATGATTTCCGGAATGGCCAAATTATAGATGCGGGAGATTTAATACCTGGCAGAAACCTTAGAGAGACGCTGTTTTCACTGAAAGAACTCTTGGGTTTGCTTAGAGAAAAAGGAGTTTATGTTTTGTTGATCGGAGGCTCCAACATATTGAATCTGGGTATATTGATGCATTATGAATCCATCTTGGGCAAGTATTCCTATACCATTGTGGAACCCTGGTTTTCCCTGGCTGATTATAAACAATACCGTCTTGTGGATTTCAATCTGCTTCATTATTTTAATTTGGGAAGCCAGTCGTATTACCTGACCCGGAACCAAAAAGATTGGCTGGAGACCAACCATTACGAAACAAGAAGGCTAGGAAAGATAAGAAGCAATCCGGAGGAAAGTGAACCTTGTTTGAGGGAATCCGATGGATGCAGTATTTCCATCAATACCGTAAGGTATGCTGAAGCTCCGGGCCAGCAGCATTCATATCCCAATGGGCTGTATAATGAGGAAGTGTGCCAGGTGGCAAGATATGCCGGCCTTGCCGACCGTCTTGGGATTTTTGGAGTGTTTGACTATTTTCCAGCGGAGGATAGAAATCGGGTTACCGCCAAATTGATTGCCCAGGTGCTATGGTTTTCCATTGCAGGTTATCTGATGAGGTTCCGGGAACATCCTTATGCAGATGAGCATTTTCAGAAGTTTCTGGTGAGCCTGGACGATCATAGGATAACCTTTTACAAAAGCGAACAAACCTCAAGGTGGTGGATGGAGATACCGGTGAAGGGGAAAGCCGGCAATCAGGTGTTTCCCTGTAACCGATCTGATTACGATTTGGCATGTCGGGATGAAATACCTGAGCGATGGCTACATGCTTATCAAAAATTAAATTTTTATCAACCATAATGTTTGATTAATCAACAATAAAACCCCTTATCAAATAAAAATTCTTTTCATAAAGTAACCTTGACCCATAAAAAATAGTATAAAGGGATTGCGTGCGTTATTAACAAATGATGTTAATAAATTTGGGAGGAAAGAATTTTTTTATTTTCTTTACGTTCAGTATTAATTCGAGGATACATAAGGTTTATGCGAACGAAAGCTTTTTTAATTTTACTCCTGAGCTTATCTTTACAGGCCACGGCTCAGCAGGATCCGCAGTTCAGCCAGAATATGTTTACGCGGCTGTCCTATAATCCTGCTTATACCGGAAGTCATGGGAAGATATGTGCGACTGCTTTACATCGCCAGCAATGGTATGGTTTTGGCGAGGGCGCACCCGAAATTAGCGTATTCAATTTTGATGCAGCCATCAGTCCTTTCGGCATCGATGCCGGTGTGGGGTTGTCATTGATACAGGACCAGATAGGGTTTAACAACAATTTAGGTGCCAAATTATCATTGGCCTATCGGTTTGAAGCCTGGGACGGAAACCTTGCATTCGGGATTAACGGTGGTATGATCAATTATTCATTAACGCCTGATTGGGTAATCCCTTCGGGCACCTCAGTACACTCAACCAATGATCCGGCCATCCCCCAGGAAGTTAAAAATGAGATGGCCCTGGATTTGGGAGGGGGTATTTATTACCATACAGATGAAATGTATATTGGATTTTCGTCTACCCATATCAATGAGCCTGAGTTTACCCCGGCGGAAGGGGGTGTGAAACCCCGGATCGGAAGAAATTATTATTTGATTTCCGGTTATAATTTGCCGGTACCGGAGACCAAATTTGAATTGAATCCTTCATTATTGGTTCAGTCGGACGGAACCACCTCCCAGATCAGCTTGAATACCCATTTATCCTACAATGAAAAATTCTGGGGAGGCGTTTCTGTACGGACCGATAAAACGATCACCGGTATGATCGGAGCGAGACTATTTAATTGGGTTAGAGTTGGATATTCTTACGATTTAGGTGTTTCAGAGGTCAGCAGATACCATCAGGGTTCACACGAAATTATGGTTGGATTTTGTTTTGATTTAGAATCCGAGGACAGAACTCAAAAATATAAAAGCATAAGATTTCTATAACATTTTTAAAAAATTAACGTAAATATTTATTCTGCAAAAATAAACCCCGACATTATGAAGAAAGTAGCATTAATTATCATCCTATTCTCAGTTA from Bacteroidales bacterium encodes:
- the topA gene encoding type I DNA topoisomerase, which encodes MEDNLVIVESPAKAKTIKKFLGKNYLVKSSYGHIRDLEKKNYGIDISNEYQPRYVIPENKKEVVEELKELAKKAKMVWLATDEDREGEAIAWHLYKVLELTPEKTRRIVFHEITQEAIQEAINNPRSIDMNLVKAQQARRVLDRLVGFELSPVLWKKIKPSLSAGRVQSAALRLIVEREREIMNFKPTSSFKLTADFSDGKNEFKADLSQKPDDKKEAVKVLEHAKSAEYHVAEVQKKPTKRNPAPPFTTSTLQQEASRKLGFSVARTMSLAQRLYEAGKITYMRTDSVNLSNTAIGAAKNIIQEKFGEKYLKTRQYQTKSKGAQEAHEAIRPTYMNSMEVSGSEAEKKLYNLIWKRTLASQMSSADFEKTTIKIDISNDPHQFVATGEVMKFDGFLKVYMESTDDEKEEESKSLLPEVKKGQKLDCHGIKAIERFTHHPPRYTEASLVKKLEELGIGRPSTYAPIISTVQERGYVVKEDRFGTPRNYREIILDKGTIREETKTEMAGAEKKKLFPNDIGMLVNDFLKEHFTEVVNYNFTANVEEEFDQIAEGFLKWSEMIDKFYHPFHKKVEETLEKSGRNTGERILGTDPKTGRQVSVKIGPYGPMVQLGTRDEEEKPKFASLQKGQHIETITLEEALKLFDLPRKLGTYEGKEVLVSTGRFGPYLKHDSKNVSLKREDDPFKIDLDRAIQLIEEKRERDRKKTIKTFSEDKYLVILRGRFGPYISYKDGNYPIPKKKEADKLTVDECYELINSKKERDKEKKSSGKKTSGSNTSKSKGSKKQTTKKQSTGTGSTKKVNEQKKGSQSTKKKKGKQSTRTQKTKKNSGNKGSKST
- a CDS encoding type IX secretion system membrane protein PorP/SprF — protein: MRTKAFLILLLSLSLQATAQQDPQFSQNMFTRLSYNPAYTGSHGKICATALHRQQWYGFGEGAPEISVFNFDAAISPFGIDAGVGLSLIQDQIGFNNNLGAKLSLAYRFEAWDGNLAFGINGGMINYSLTPDWVIPSGTSVHSTNDPAIPQEVKNEMALDLGGGIYYHTDEMYIGFSSTHINEPEFTPAEGGVKPRIGRNYYLISGYNLPVPETKFELNPSLLVQSDGTTSQISLNTHLSYNEKFWGGVSVRTDKTITGMIGARLFNWVRVGYSYDLGVSEVSRYHQGSHEIMVGFCFDLESEDRTQKYKSIRFL